The Acanthopagrus latus isolate v.2019 chromosome 1, fAcaLat1.1, whole genome shotgun sequence genomic interval GAAGAGAACGCCGgcaagaagagaagaagaagcgcAGACGGACCTGTTTGTCAGCGGTGGAGCCGAGAATGAGCTCACATCATCTTTCATCATGAGGATCTTCTGGATTTCTGAACACACTTCTGTCAAAGCAAAACATCTCTGAGACAAACTTTTCTCCAAGAAGACCTGCTGTGAAGACTCATTAAGTCTCATGTCCTCAGAATTCAGACTTGTGTTGGAGGCACAAATCAAAAACTTGGAACTTTGGggatatgattcatgattatctttttttgtttcacctgaATTTATGAGAAAATGCTGAGTCCTAGAGAAGCAGTCCTCAGGTGGAttatcagtccagtccagtgaTGCAAGTTTAAGGAGCATCCTATATGCAAACTGAGGGTGTAGCATGTGATGTGGCACAAAGAGGTTCTGAAGTAGGGTTTTGGTTTTCCTTGCACAACAACTGTGGAGAAGCTCAAGTgatgtaaaaaatgtttgtatggTTATTTAGCTTGAGCTGCAGTGCCTGAATGGTTGGTGGTGCAACCGTCCGTGAAAAGTTAAAGTGTGAGTAGAGACTAAACTGTTTGCTGACAGTAGCAGATAAATTACAAACTAATTACAATTACAAAACTACAAGGAACGTTTAAGTGGTTCTGAAACCTTTTCACTTTGACACTGATGCTTAGATCTGACCTACTGGATGGATTGGATGACTCAGTATGAGAGTTATTGTTAATGTCCGTCAGCAGGTTGGAcgagtgctgaggatgaagtGAGGTGACTCACAGCCTGaagacagaagctgctctgtagtctggtggtacggaACTGAAGTAAgatcaacatcatcatcgtTTGTCCACAtggggcgccagaatcaacgACAAAGAAAAGTTCcttgctgcagctttaaataacaTCTATTTGAATATCAGTTCAAAAGAGCATGGTGTTGCTGAATGCTTACCTGAGTTGGAAACCACAAATCAAACTGAGACTTTTTCTTGGAGCAGCATCTAGTGGTCATTAGAGGAACTGCAACTGTTTGTTCTTGCCTCTTTAAAAACTTGACCAGCAATGGTTCCCTCGCGACCCGCTGCTAACAAGCCTCACGTCTGCCTGACGGTGGTCCTCATCGTGACCAGCCTGGCCCTGATGGACACCTACCTGGTGGAGCAGAATCCTGGTCCCAGGAGGATCGGCGTATGCGTCACCGTGCTAGCTGGAGACGCATGTTTCCTCATCGTGCTGCGATATGTTGCTGCCTTGGCTGCGTCGGAGGTGCACACGGCCAGGCGAGGCTACGCCATGATCCTCTGGTTCTTCTACATATTCATTCTGGAGATCAAGGTGTACTTTGTGTATCAGAACTACAAGGCTCAGGATGTGAGTGGAGATGCAGAGGTGACAGAATCAGATGTGTCCAGGAGAgctctgactctgctgctgtcggTCTGCATGCCTATCGTGTTCATAACTCTGGCAGCGATAGATCATCTGGACTACTTACGGACATataagaaaagagaagagatcCGGAGTCGGCTCTTCTGGGTGGTGGTGGACCTCCTGGATGTTGTAGACGTGCAGGCCAACCTGTGGGAGCTTCAGAGGGAAGGGCTCCCCCTGTGGGTGGAGGGACTGATGTTCTTCTACTGCTACATCCTTCTCCTGGTGCTGCCCTGCGTCTCTCTGAGTGAGATCAGCATGCAGGGGGTGAACATCGTCCCGCACAAAATGATGCTCTACCCCATCCTCAGTCTGGCCACCGTCAACGTCATCACCCTCCTGATACGTGGGGGAAACCTGCTGATATACGGAGACATCCGCGTGTCCGGGATCATGATGGGCAAGAACGTGATCGCCATCGTTGTGAAGAGCTGCAGTCTGGTGCAGTACAGGAAACACCAGCCGGCGTCTCCTCCTGCATATCGAGGAGCTGAGATGCAGAAGAACTCTGATGTTCAGATGTCCAACGCCCAGCAGGTGGTGCTGCCCAGCGTGGTGGTGGAGGACTTCACCACCATaccagaggaagaggaggagagcgatgAGAGATGTGAACAAACTTGAGTGGAGGACGAGATAAGGCAGTAGGAAACCAAACACCCCtccacaataaaacacactgatgaacaaGACGGAGTCAGGGACTGTTCACAGACTCAGAACGTTTCTCAGGAAATTTCTAGCTTTTTTCTGACATTACTTACCTGCACCTGGTGTTGAGAAGGTCTCGCTGTTCAGTTAGCAATGATACATGAAATACATCTTCCTCACTAAAACCCTGTCAATCATTCAATGAGCAAACCTCCCcaagaaaatcaaaaacacttaatgtttgtgtgagaaCTAGAAAACTGATAAATGATCGAAGACTGTATatgatatttgtgtttgtgatattttgttCACCTCACGTCTTCACTAATGCAGCAATAAACAGTGTTATACACTAGATCAGAGTTATTGagttttattatatatatgtgGGAGGAGTTCTGGTTGATCACCTTCGTCTGCTGattgaggagctgcagtgacACAGGTTGGCCACAAGGAGGCAGCATAGGcttgaaatgtcacattaaattaattttctgcACCAGGAAACAAaggtgaggaaaaaacagaagagtgaGATTCTCCTGATGTTCTGAGCAGCCAACaagaacagaaacaggacaTGTTCTTCATTAAATCAGATGAAAGTCTTATTTTCAGATGGAGGCAGAACGTGTGATGGAAGGGACTGTTTAAAACAGGCAGAATTACACTTAAATCAATGGTTTATAAAGTATTTACTGTTTATTGAAAGTCttaaaactacagactgctcctttaatctacagactgaacctttaatctacagactgaacctttaatctacagactgctcctttaaactacagactgctcctttaatctacagactgaccctttaatctacagactgaacctttaatgtCTCCTGCTGTGGATGAGGTAACAGGTGGATGTTCcctcaggaggaggtggaacCACAGTGGACGGGTTTGGTCCTCCATCGCTGCTCCACTCTGTTTGGGCTGGTTCT includes:
- the LOC119024089 gene encoding transmembrane protein 121-like → MVPSRPAANKPHVCLTVVLIVTSLALMDTYLVEQNPGPRRIGVCVTVLAGDACFLIVLRYVAALAASEVHTARRGYAMILWFFYIFILEIKVYFVYQNYKAQDVSGDAEVTESDVSRRALTLLLSVCMPIVFITLAAIDHLDYLRTYKKREEIRSRLFWVVVDLLDVVDVQANLWELQREGLPLWVEGLMFFYCYILLLVLPCVSLSEISMQGVNIVPHKMMLYPILSLATVNVITLLIRGGNLLIYGDIRVSGIMMGKNVIAIVVKSCSLVQYRKHQPASPPAYRGAEMQKNSDVQMSNAQQVVLPSVVVEDFTTIPEEEEESDERCEQT